From one Williamwhitmania taraxaci genomic stretch:
- a CDS encoding shikimate kinase, translated as MNIFLVGFMASGKTTLGSQLGTLLGMRYVDMDEYIEQKNGDTIRKIFVTKGEAYFRNLEKIALADLTKEDGVIVATGGGSACFHNNIDEMNEHGLTVYLKVSTEELVKRLEATKIDRPLLWGKSSNELTVYITEMLKIREPFYSKAKVVVPSDNPLAEDIVDAIRHHLK; from the coding sequence ATGAACATCTTCCTTGTTGGATTTATGGCTTCGGGAAAAACAACCCTTGGCAGTCAGTTGGGCACGTTGCTGGGAATGCGATACGTGGATATGGATGAATACATCGAACAGAAGAATGGAGATACCATTAGGAAGATCTTTGTAACCAAAGGTGAAGCGTATTTCCGGAACTTGGAAAAGATTGCTCTTGCAGATCTGACAAAAGAGGATGGGGTAATTGTGGCTACCGGTGGTGGCTCAGCTTGCTTTCACAACAACATCGACGAGATGAATGAACATGGCCTTACTGTTTACCTAAAGGTGAGCACCGAGGAGTTGGTGAAACGACTGGAGGCAACTAAGATTGATAGGCCATTACTTTGGGGTAAATCGAGCAATGAACTTACAGTTTACATTACCGAGATGCTGAAGATTCGCGAGCCATTCTACTCAAAAGCGAAGGTGGTTGTTCCATCCGATAATCCACTTGCCGAAGATATCGTTGATGCAATTAGGCATCATTTGAAATAA